The Bacillota bacterium genome contains a region encoding:
- a CDS encoding flagellar motor protein MotB translates to MKRPGKHGGGGHGGGRERWAVPYADFVTVLLCFFIVMYSLSSVDAHKFAALARSLHHALGGRGSVLIEAPDASLGPQEQFPMELDKGFVEAGDTTFLAQIAPVQKQVQELMEEAGLTANIEMRTEERGLVISVQDTVLFATGSADLTPTAREIMGKLGLILLQTPNYIRIEGHTDNVPINTPRFPSNWELSVARSTSVVQYLIARHNFPPGRLSATGYGEYRPKDTNDTPRGRQKNRRVDFVVLSSTYEKTEPQRALER, encoded by the coding sequence GTGAAGCGGCCGGGTAAACACGGGGGCGGCGGACACGGAGGGGGGCGTGAACGGTGGGCGGTGCCGTACGCGGACTTCGTCACCGTGCTCCTCTGTTTTTTTATTGTCATGTACAGCTTGAGCAGCGTGGACGCCCACAAATTCGCGGCCCTGGCCCGCTCGCTCCATCACGCTCTGGGCGGGAGGGGCAGCGTGCTCATTGAGGCGCCGGACGCTTCACTCGGTCCTCAGGAGCAGTTCCCGATGGAATTGGACAAAGGTTTCGTCGAGGCCGGCGATACCACTTTTTTGGCGCAGATTGCCCCGGTCCAAAAGCAGGTGCAGGAACTTATGGAGGAGGCCGGGTTGACTGCTAATATTGAGATGAGAACTGAGGAAAGGGGCCTGGTGATCAGCGTGCAGGACACCGTGCTGTTTGCCACCGGTTCCGCGGACCTCACTCCCACCGCCCGGGAAATCATGGGCAAGCTGGGCCTGATCCTGCTCCAGACCCCGAACTACATCCGGATCGAAGGCCATACGGACAACGTGCCGATCAACACGCCGCGTTTCCCCTCCAACTGGGAACTCTCGGTCGCCCGTTCCACCAGCGTGGTCCAGTACCTGATCGCCCGGCACAACTTCCCCCCCGGGCGCCTGTCGGCCACCGGGTACGGCGAATACCGGCCGAAGGACACGAACGACACGCCCCGCGGGCGGCAGAAAAACCGCCGGGTGGACTTCGTGGTGCTGAGCAGCACCTACGAAAAAACCGAGCCCCAACGGGCACTGGAACGTTAG
- the flgN gene encoding flagellar export chaperone FlgN has translation MTTADLAACLRREIELAAGIVSTLDEQLKALLGLDLAGLEASVPALDELIEELRRAEGRRQAAAGVIAAEYGLDADAPLRELLAALPAPERRELEQARRRLGALIEEICRLNHANYALMLNAARFNRAVLQFVAGTAATYARDGAPGEAGEARSLIFNQEA, from the coding sequence ATGACCACCGCTGACCTGGCCGCCTGCCTCCGGCGGGAAATCGAGTTGGCGGCCGGGATTGTAAGCACCCTGGACGAACAGCTAAAAGCCTTGCTCGGATTGGACCTGGCAGGGCTTGAGGCGTCCGTGCCGGCCCTGGATGAACTGATAGAGGAACTGCGCCGGGCCGAGGGGCGGCGCCAGGCGGCAGCGGGGGTGATCGCCGCGGAGTACGGGCTCGATGCCGACGCGCCGCTCCGGGAGCTGTTGGCCGCCCTGCCCGCGCCGGAGCGCCGGGAACTGGAACAGGCGCGCCGGCGCCTGGGAGCGCTGATCGAAGAAATCTGTCGCTTAAACCACGCGAACTATGCACTGATGCTGAACGCGGCCCGCTTCAACCGGGCTGTCTTACAGTTCGTCGCGGGTACGGCCGCGACCTATGCGCGGGACGGGGCGCCCGGCGAGGCCGGGGAGGCCCGGTCCCTGATCTTCAACCAAGAAGCGTGA
- a CDS encoding SagB/ThcOx family dehydrogenase — translation MGQFQEKVSRREFIYVAAGVGLGLAALSTAGCEAGEEAEPDRAPVNPGAQIFLPAPALDGAVSVEAAIKGRRSERNFRPAPLEMKQLSQLLWAAQGITDLHPDPAQRFRRAAPSAGAQYPLDIYVVAGLVEGLEAGVYHYRPREHAVSLRTAADIRRQLAGACLGQAFIAPAPVSIVITAEYGRITGRYGERGIRYAQMEAGHVGQNLHLQAEALGLGTVVIGAFRDDEVAEVLNLPRKHEPLSVMPVGYVN, via the coding sequence ATGGGCCAATTTCAAGAGAAGGTTTCGAGACGGGAGTTTATCTATGTGGCGGCCGGAGTAGGACTGGGCTTGGCCGCCCTGTCGACGGCCGGTTGCGAAGCCGGGGAAGAGGCTGAACCGGACCGGGCGCCGGTGAATCCGGGCGCGCAGATTTTCTTGCCGGCACCCGCGCTGGATGGGGCGGTGTCCGTGGAGGCGGCGATAAAGGGTCGAAGATCCGAAAGGAACTTTCGGCCGGCTCCCCTGGAGATGAAGCAATTGTCCCAACTACTTTGGGCCGCTCAGGGCATCACCGATCTCCATCCGGATCCAGCCCAAAGGTTTCGCCGGGCTGCGCCGAGTGCCGGCGCCCAGTATCCCCTGGACATCTACGTTGTGGCCGGGCTGGTCGAGGGGCTGGAAGCGGGGGTCTATCATTACCGGCCCCGGGAGCATGCGGTGAGTTTGCGCACGGCGGCAGATATACGCCGGCAATTGGCCGGGGCCTGCTTGGGACAGGCGTTCATTGCGCCGGCCCCGGTTTCAATCGTTATCACGGCCGAATACGGCCGGATAACCGGCCGGTACGGGGAGCGGGGAATCAGGTATGCGCAGATGGAGGCCGGTCACGTGGGGCAAAACCTGCACCTGCAGGCCGAAGCCCTGGGGTTGGGAACGGTTGTGATCGGTGCCTTTAGGGACGACGAGGTGGCCGAGGTGCTGAATCTTCCCCGAAAGCACGAACCGTTGTCTGTGATGCCGGTCGGTTACGTTAATTGA
- the flgM gene encoding flagellar biosynthesis anti-sigma factor FlgM translates to MKIDKTGGVDLTRIYSRQTAERKPGEPLRPGTGEGDSVELSSQARELQSFRQKLAELPVVRTELVERLKAEIEADTFKADARKIAEGLLREWGGEAE, encoded by the coding sequence GTGAAGATAGATAAAACCGGCGGTGTGGACCTGACGCGCATCTACAGCCGCCAGACGGCGGAACGCAAGCCCGGGGAGCCGTTGCGGCCGGGTACCGGAGAAGGAGACAGTGTGGAACTCTCCAGTCAGGCGCGCGAACTTCAGTCTTTCCGGCAAAAGCTGGCTGAGTTGCCCGTCGTCCGGACCGAATTGGTGGAGCGGTTGAAGGCTGAAATTGAAGCCGACACCTTCAAAGCCGACGCCCGGAAGATCGCCGAAGGTTTGTTGCGGGAGTGGGGCGGGGAGGCCGAATGA
- the fbp gene encoding fructose-1,6-bisphosphate aldolase/phosphatase, with protein MDKTVTLSVIKADVGGFVGHSGVHPELLEKAKGILSGSPLLIDFHVTHVGDDINLVLTHERGRNNGEIHQLAWDTFVACTEVAKKLKLYGAGQDLLGDAFSGNIKGLGPGVAEIEVVERKSEPVVVLMADKTEPGAWNLPLYKIFADPFNTIGLVIDPNMHGGFNFEVRDLIAHKKIIFSAPEDLYDMLVFIGAPGRYAIKRIFHKASGQIAASSSTQRLNLMAGRYVGKDDPVCIIRCQSGFPAVGEVLEPFARPHLVSGWMRGSHSGPLMPVSVAKSCPTRFDGPPRVVALGFQLAQGKLIGPQDMFDDPAFDRARALCNEIADYMRSLGPFEPHRLPLDEMEYTTMPLVMAKLKDRFIDLRMAKAKK; from the coding sequence ATGGACAAGACGGTCACACTCTCCGTAATCAAAGCGGACGTTGGTGGATTTGTGGGACATTCCGGGGTCCACCCGGAGTTGCTGGAAAAGGCCAAAGGCATTCTGTCGGGCAGCCCGCTCTTAATAGACTTTCATGTGACCCACGTCGGTGACGATATCAACTTGGTGCTCACACACGAGCGGGGACGGAACAACGGTGAGATTCACCAGTTGGCGTGGGACACTTTCGTGGCCTGCACCGAGGTCGCCAAGAAACTCAAGCTCTACGGGGCCGGCCAGGACCTTCTGGGCGACGCTTTCTCCGGCAACATCAAGGGACTGGGCCCCGGGGTGGCGGAAATCGAGGTCGTGGAGCGCAAGAGTGAGCCGGTCGTGGTCCTCATGGCTGACAAGACCGAGCCCGGCGCCTGGAACCTGCCGCTCTACAAGATCTTCGCCGATCCGTTCAACACCATCGGCCTCGTGATCGACCCGAACATGCACGGCGGCTTCAACTTCGAAGTGCGTGACCTCATCGCCCACAAGAAAATCATTTTCTCCGCACCCGAGGACCTCTACGACATGCTGGTCTTCATCGGCGCGCCCGGGCGTTACGCGATCAAGCGGATTTTCCACAAGGCCAGCGGTCAGATTGCGGCGTCGTCAAGCACCCAGCGGCTGAACCTGATGGCCGGGCGTTACGTGGGCAAGGACGACCCGGTGTGCATCATCCGTTGCCAGAGCGGGTTCCCGGCGGTGGGCGAAGTGTTGGAGCCGTTCGCCCGCCCGCACCTCGTTTCAGGGTGGATGCGGGGCTCGCACAGCGGGCCGCTGATGCCCGTTTCGGTCGCCAAATCCTGCCCGACCCGGTTCGACGGCCCGCCGCGCGTGGTAGCGCTGGGCTTCCAACTGGCGCAGGGCAAGTTGATCGGCCCGCAGGACATGTTCGACGACCCGGCCTTCGACCGGGCGCGGGCCTTGTGCAACGAAATCGCCGATTATATGCGGAGCCTCGGTCCCTTCGAGCCGCACCGGCTGCCCCTGGACGAGATGGAGTACACGACAATGCCGCTGGTGATGGCGAAGCTGAAGGACCGGTTTATAGACCTCAGGATGGCCAAGGCCAAGAAGTGA
- a CDS encoding inorganic diphosphatase, whose product MSIPYTEPPLQVEVTIEIPRGSSNKYEYDRRRGVMRLDRVLYSPVHYPTDYGFIPNTLAEDGDELDVMVMISTATFPGCLVEARVLGALEMADEKGRDVKILAAAARDPRMDRFRTLADVDRHRLREIEYFFTIYKDLEHKQTLVRGWRDLDFARNVVFHARRPYTAPTVK is encoded by the coding sequence ATGTCCATCCCCTACACTGAACCGCCCCTACAGGTTGAGGTGACCATCGAGATCCCCAGGGGCAGCTCCAACAAGTACGAATATGACCGGCGGCGGGGGGTCATGCGCTTGGACCGGGTGCTGTACTCGCCGGTGCACTATCCCACCGACTACGGGTTCATCCCCAACACTCTGGCCGAGGACGGTGATGAACTCGACGTGATGGTCATGATTTCCACAGCCACCTTCCCGGGCTGCCTGGTGGAGGCCCGCGTGCTGGGCGCCCTGGAAATGGCTGACGAGAAGGGTCGGGACGTCAAAATCCTGGCGGCGGCGGCGCGGGACCCGCGCATGGACCGGTTCCGCACGCTCGCGGACGTGGACCGCCACCGCCTCCGGGAAATCGAGTACTTTTTTACCATCTACAAGGATTTGGAGCATAAGCAAACCCTCGTCCGCGGCTGGCGGGACCTGGACTTCGCCCGCAACGTCGTTTTCCACGCCCGCCGCCCGTATACGGCGCCCACGGTCAAATAG
- a CDS encoding MotA/TolQ/ExbB proton channel family protein, which translates to MTAAFSICAFPEAGIRGSFVKKEEFDLLFVISAKLGAIRIDPTTLLGIIAALAFVVLSFILKDGHLSSLIVPAAMAVVFGCTLSASIATLRKVDIPDVFRSLRMLVQQRAKSPTEMIEEIVSLAEKARREGLLYLENYLEGVEDPFLRKGLQLVIDGAEPEVVKGVLETELYALEERHRVAHEFFETAGAFAPTMGIAGAILGLIVALGNIQEPDKLGPAIASAFVATLYGVVFAYLICFPIATKLKTLTSKEVMLRLLVQEGVIALQSGNNPIIIRERLNAFLNPNTRTSSKKSVEEETSEAAG; encoded by the coding sequence GTGACGGCAGCATTCTCGATTTGTGCCTTCCCGGAGGCAGGAATCCGGGGGTCTTTCGTTAAGAAAGAAGAATTTGACCTTCTCTTCGTAATCTCGGCAAAATTGGGGGCGATTCGCATCGATCCGACCACCTTGCTCGGCATTATCGCGGCTCTAGCTTTCGTAGTCCTCAGTTTCATCCTGAAAGACGGGCACCTCTCCTCCTTGATCGTTCCGGCGGCGATGGCCGTCGTTTTTGGATGCACGTTAAGCGCCTCCATCGCCACTCTCAGGAAAGTGGACATCCCGGACGTGTTCCGGAGCCTGCGCATGCTGGTCCAGCAAAGGGCCAAGAGCCCGACGGAGATGATCGAGGAAATCGTGTCGCTGGCCGAGAAGGCACGGCGTGAGGGGCTCCTCTACCTGGAAAACTACCTGGAGGGCGTGGAGGATCCTTTCCTGCGCAAGGGTCTGCAACTGGTGATTGACGGCGCCGAACCGGAGGTGGTCAAGGGGGTGCTGGAAACCGAACTGTACGCCCTGGAGGAGCGGCACCGGGTGGCGCACGAGTTCTTCGAAACCGCCGGGGCCTTCGCCCCGACCATGGGTATCGCCGGGGCGATTTTGGGCCTCATCGTCGCCCTCGGGAACATCCAGGAGCCGGACAAGCTCGGCCCGGCCATCGCCTCCGCCTTCGTGGCCACCCTGTACGGGGTGGTGTTCGCCTACCTGATCTGCTTCCCCATCGCCACCAAACTCAAGACCCTCACGTCGAAGGAGGTAATGCTGCGCCTGCTGGTTCAGGAAGGGGTAATCGCGCTCCAGTCCGGAAACAACCCCATTATCATCCGGGAGCGCCTGAACGCTTTTCTGAACCCGAACACCCGCACGTCGTCCAAGAAGAGTGTGGAGGAGGAAACCAGTGAAGCGGCCGGGTAA
- a CDS encoding CBS domain-containing protein, translating into MDAVKIAKKGRGLMINTAIRDIMTTRVVTVSMDDPIGVILEIFKHAGFHHVLVVSPETGAFVGIVSDRDVYRNVSCFIGTLSEQDRDQNTLKKKAHHIMTRNLITATEDMTVRQAAELMLANKISCLPVLCPDRTIKGIVTWKDLLRCAFDLPKRKHASGSLPQG; encoded by the coding sequence GTGGACGCGGTAAAGATTGCGAAGAAAGGGCGCGGTCTAATGATAAACACTGCTATAAGAGATATTATGACCACCAGAGTGGTCACCGTATCAATGGATGATCCAATCGGGGTAATCTTGGAAATCTTCAAGCACGCCGGGTTTCACCATGTGTTGGTTGTAAGCCCTGAAACCGGGGCATTTGTTGGAATCGTCTCGGACCGCGACGTGTACCGCAATGTCAGCTGCTTCATTGGGACTCTGTCGGAGCAAGACCGTGACCAAAACACACTGAAAAAGAAAGCGCACCACATCATGACCCGAAACCTGATTACCGCCACCGAAGATATGACGGTCAGGCAAGCCGCCGAGCTGATGTTGGCCAACAAAATCTCCTGCCTTCCGGTCCTTTGCCCCGATCGGACAATCAAAGGCATTGTCACTTGGAAGGATCTCCTGCGGTGCGCTTTTGACCTGCCAAAACGGAAACACGCGTCCGGCAGCCTGCCTCAAGGATAA
- a CDS encoding chemotaxis response regulator protein-glutamate methylesterase, translating into MPPVKVFLVDDSAVVRTVIGRRLREAGFEVLGTAMNGQQALQKIPALRPDVVVMDVEMPVLDGLSTLRELMAKHPVPVIMLSAHTQAGSRATIEALAFGAVDFVPKPAGTAEMPAIISELSAKIAAAVGASVKSSLIQVAPARGKALHAPVASRTPKRKTDLVVIGCSTGGPNALRVLLSGFPAELPATVVVVQHMPVGFTASLAEHLNAICLLEVRHARDGDPVLPGRVLIAPAGKVFGFRTDADGVRAVVTEDNTPLAPGTFRPSVDVVMSRAAAVYGHRVMGVLLTGMGRDGADGMLAIRKKNGYTIAQDESSCVVYGMPRAAVENGSARRVLPLSQIAAEIMGKL; encoded by the coding sequence ATGCCGCCGGTTAAGGTTTTCCTGGTCGACGACTCGGCGGTCGTCCGGACCGTGATCGGGAGGCGGCTGCGCGAAGCGGGATTCGAGGTCTTGGGCACCGCTATGAACGGGCAACAGGCCCTGCAGAAGATTCCTGCGCTCCGGCCCGACGTGGTGGTCATGGATGTGGAAATGCCGGTCCTGGACGGCCTGAGTACCCTGCGCGAACTCATGGCCAAACATCCGGTGCCGGTGATAATGCTGAGTGCCCACACCCAGGCCGGCAGCAGGGCGACCATCGAGGCCCTGGCTTTCGGGGCGGTCGACTTTGTACCTAAACCGGCCGGTACGGCCGAAATGCCCGCAATTATATCCGAACTCTCGGCAAAAATCGCCGCCGCCGTGGGTGCCTCGGTCAAAAGCTCCCTGATCCAGGTGGCGCCGGCACGGGGCAAAGCACTTCACGCGCCGGTCGCGTCCCGGACGCCGAAGAGAAAGACCGACCTGGTGGTCATCGGCTGTTCGACCGGAGGGCCCAACGCTCTCCGCGTTCTCCTGTCCGGGTTCCCGGCGGAACTGCCGGCTACGGTGGTTGTCGTGCAGCACATGCCCGTCGGGTTCACAGCTTCACTCGCCGAACACCTGAACGCCATCTGCCTGCTGGAGGTCCGGCACGCCCGGGACGGCGACCCGGTGTTGCCCGGCCGGGTGCTCATCGCCCCGGCCGGCAAGGTCTTTGGTTTTCGGACCGATGCGGACGGCGTACGCGCCGTTGTGACTGAAGACAACACCCCGCTGGCGCCGGGGACCTTCCGCCCTTCCGTGGACGTAGTTATGAGCAGGGCGGCGGCCGTATACGGCCACCGGGTGATGGGGGTCCTCCTCACCGGAATGGGGCGCGACGGCGCCGACGGAATGTTGGCCATCCGCAAAAAGAACGGCTATACCATCGCCCAGGACGAGAGTAGCTGCGTGGTGTACGGCATGCCCCGGGCTGCCGTGGAGAACGGTTCCGCCCGCCGGGTGCTGCCACTTTCACAGATTGCCGCCGAAATCATGGGAAAGCTCTAA
- a CDS encoding chemotaxis protein CheW, whose amino-acid sequence MIDTRSARKGEEQLVVFQLAGQTYGVDIAQVFEIIRMEVITRVPKAPSFVEGVIKLRGSIIPVIDLRKRFGMPPAESTANSRIIIVEMGGITIGVVVDAVSEVLRISRADIEPPPPMVAGADAAYLRGIALWRERLIILLDLEKILAEKDQARLRQSKMELAEKSA is encoded by the coding sequence ATGATTGACACCCGGTCTGCCAGAAAGGGAGAAGAACAATTGGTGGTTTTCCAACTGGCCGGTCAAACCTACGGTGTGGATATCGCCCAGGTTTTTGAGATTATCCGCATGGAAGTGATCACCCGGGTACCGAAGGCACCCTCGTTCGTGGAGGGGGTGATCAAACTGCGCGGGAGCATCATCCCGGTGATCGATCTCCGCAAACGTTTCGGCATGCCTCCGGCCGAATCCACCGCCAACAGCCGCATCATCATCGTGGAGATGGGAGGCATAACCATCGGTGTGGTGGTGGATGCCGTCTCCGAAGTCCTGCGTATCTCCCGAGCCGACATTGAGCCGCCGCCGCCGATGGTGGCCGGCGCGGACGCGGCCTACCTGCGTGGAATCGCCCTGTGGCGGGAACGCCTGATCATCTTGCTCGATCTGGAGAAGATTCTGGCCGAGAAAGACCAAGCGCGGCTGCGGCAGTCGAAGATGGAGCTGGCTGAGAAGTCCGCCTGA
- a CDS encoding chemotaxis protein CheA: MFSSEEIQVFLDELEEKIEILNDGFLALERDGDNPETIQEIFRAAHTVKGSSGILGYNHMSSLTHEMENLFSLLRDGRVRSTPHMVDVLLESLDTLKMLRDEVTGTGETGRTVDIGPVVEKLRGFREQAGTGGDGRGTAGFCPAAGPEETAETAFSDAVSDVIREAADQGYGAYRVRVDIDPDCRMKSVRAFLVFQTLEKAGVQVIWSEPPVDELEQGGFGAGFELLAVSEEDADRLRGILTLIAEVNAVTVVPVTALDEVGAGQAAAAPAPGGTLAPAGPVPDFPVKQADSLNDHKKAVRTVRIDVRKLDSLMNLVGELVIERTRLERFADLMELKYRSEEMIDTLNEISNHLGQITSDLQEEIMKARMLPIAQVFNRFPRMIRDLAHKLGKEVDLVIEGRDTELDRNVIEIISDPLLHLIRNAVDHGLEMPEERLAAGKPRAGTLTLRAFHQENHIVIIVEDDGRGVDPDQLRAKARQMQLFDETTLERLSDQEAMNLIFYAGFSTAANVSDVSGRGVGMDVVKSQIEQINGVVEMRSTPGQGTAISIKLPLTLAIIRALMVGLDSHVYAFPLSNVVETIHLDPAAIRMIRDSEVVVVRGEVLSLVRLGRLFRQRETGTAEKLYMVVIGTGQNRVGVVVDRLVGEQEIVIKSLGDFLGRIPGISGATILGDGKVALIVDVRALLAEITGIHAHQCRVYAAG, translated from the coding sequence ATGTTTTCGTCCGAGGAAATCCAGGTCTTTCTGGACGAACTGGAAGAGAAGATAGAGATACTGAACGACGGTTTTCTGGCGCTGGAGCGGGACGGGGACAACCCCGAGACCATTCAGGAGATTTTCCGGGCGGCGCACACCGTAAAGGGTTCTTCCGGGATCCTGGGATACAACCACATGTCGTCCCTCACCCACGAGATGGAAAACCTCTTTTCCCTGTTGCGGGACGGCCGGGTGCGCAGTACGCCCCACATGGTGGACGTGCTGTTGGAGTCCCTGGACACGCTGAAGATGTTGCGTGACGAAGTCACCGGGACCGGGGAAACAGGCCGGACAGTCGACATCGGCCCCGTGGTGGAAAAGCTGCGGGGATTTCGGGAGCAGGCGGGGACCGGGGGCGATGGGCGCGGCACGGCCGGCTTTTGCCCGGCGGCCGGTCCGGAAGAGACCGCCGAAACGGCGTTCTCGGACGCCGTTTCGGACGTGATCCGGGAAGCGGCGGACCAGGGATACGGCGCCTACCGCGTCCGGGTGGACATTGATCCCGACTGCCGGATGAAATCGGTGCGCGCCTTTCTGGTGTTTCAGACGCTGGAGAAGGCCGGGGTGCAGGTGATCTGGTCCGAACCGCCGGTCGATGAACTGGAGCAGGGCGGCTTTGGTGCGGGATTTGAGTTGCTGGCGGTCTCCGAGGAAGACGCGGACCGGCTGCGGGGCATTCTGACGCTCATCGCCGAAGTGAACGCTGTGACCGTGGTACCGGTCACCGCCTTGGACGAGGTGGGTGCCGGCCAAGCCGCGGCCGCGCCGGCTCCGGGAGGGACGCTCGCTCCGGCCGGCCCCGTTCCGGATTTCCCCGTAAAGCAAGCGGATTCATTGAACGACCACAAGAAGGCCGTCCGTACCGTCCGGATCGACGTCCGGAAACTGGACAGCCTAATGAACCTGGTCGGCGAACTGGTGATCGAGCGGACCAGGCTGGAGCGTTTCGCGGACCTCATGGAGTTGAAATATCGTTCCGAGGAAATGATCGACACCCTGAACGAAATCTCCAACCACCTGGGTCAGATCACCAGTGATCTCCAGGAAGAGATTATGAAGGCCCGGATGCTTCCGATCGCCCAAGTGTTCAACCGTTTTCCGCGGATGATCCGGGATCTGGCCCATAAGTTGGGCAAAGAGGTGGACCTGGTCATCGAGGGCCGGGACACCGAGCTGGACCGGAACGTAATTGAAATCATCAGCGACCCCCTGCTGCACCTGATCCGGAACGCTGTGGATCACGGGTTGGAGATGCCTGAGGAGCGGCTCGCGGCCGGCAAGCCGCGCGCGGGCACCCTCACCCTGCGGGCGTTCCACCAGGAGAACCACATTGTGATCATTGTTGAGGACGACGGACGGGGCGTTGATCCGGACCAACTGCGTGCCAAGGCCCGGCAGATGCAGCTCTTTGACGAAACGACCCTGGAGCGCTTGAGCGACCAGGAGGCGATGAACCTGATCTTTTACGCCGGCTTTTCCACCGCGGCCAATGTCAGTGATGTTTCCGGCCGGGGTGTGGGCATGGACGTGGTAAAAAGCCAGATCGAGCAGATTAACGGTGTGGTGGAGATGCGCAGCACTCCGGGGCAGGGTACCGCCATAAGCATCAAGCTGCCGCTGACCCTGGCGATCATCCGCGCACTGATGGTCGGCCTGGACTCCCACGTGTACGCCTTTCCGCTGAGCAACGTGGTCGAAACCATCCATTTGGACCCGGCGGCGATCCGTATGATCAGAGACAGCGAGGTCGTGGTGGTCCGCGGCGAGGTATTGTCCCTGGTCCGCCTGGGCCGTCTGTTCCGGCAGCGGGAGACCGGCACGGCGGAGAAGCTCTACATGGTGGTCATCGGCACGGGGCAGAACCGTGTCGGCGTTGTGGTGGACCGCCTCGTCGGGGAGCAGGAGATCGTAATCAAGTCCCTGGGGGATTTCCTGGGGCGGATACCCGGGATCTCCGGGGCGACCATTCTCGGGGACGGGAAGGTGGCCCTCATCGTGGACGTGCGGGCGCTTCTTGCGGAAATCACAGGCATTCACGCCCACCAATGCAGAGTGTATGCCGCCGGTTAA
- the flgK gene encoding flagellar hook-associated protein FlgK, producing MSFLGIEIARRSLHGHQQAMNAVAHNIANINTPGYRRQEAVLQTTTAVAYPSVFSPRPGQLGTGMAAVEIKRYSDAYLDRQVREARSAIGYWSGVETALQRVEAVLPEPTDFGIQALLGNFFSAWHYLAQDPGNPGSRAAVRGAAETLANSLSLAHYSLTNIRNGLVGDGPVPAMQNNLFAQQVDRINSIGRQIAELNWEIAYQRTAGANPNDLLDRRDHLLEELAKLADVGVSVTDAGLNLISVRVYGLELVDGGRYLETGRGFTELAADGPGLQALITALGGSSRGELAGTFAAGARVRDYLGRLETLMSNLSLAVNGVFNNQEFFRYENGVLNLGNRAGELLGAVTAGQAWAVAQLREQLVIDTDGDVRKDTTLDGYYQRLITEIGADLNTANRGLDNVSAILGQIEALRESVSGVNLDEELTRMIQYQYGYQAAARVITMLDELLDTLINRML from the coding sequence GTGTCCTTTCTCGGCATCGAAATCGCCCGGCGCAGCCTGCACGGGCACCAGCAGGCGATGAACGCAGTAGCGCACAACATCGCCAACATCAACACGCCGGGGTACAGACGGCAGGAGGCCGTGCTCCAGACCACGACGGCCGTCGCCTACCCGTCGGTGTTCTCCCCGCGGCCCGGACAGCTGGGTACGGGGATGGCCGCGGTCGAAATCAAACGCTACAGCGACGCCTACCTGGACCGGCAGGTGCGGGAGGCCCGTTCGGCCATCGGCTACTGGTCCGGGGTGGAAACCGCGCTGCAACGCGTGGAGGCCGTTTTGCCCGAACCCACCGATTTCGGGATCCAGGCGCTTCTCGGGAATTTCTTCAGTGCCTGGCACTACCTGGCCCAGGACCCGGGTAACCCGGGCTCCCGGGCGGCGGTGCGGGGCGCGGCCGAAACGTTGGCGAACAGCCTTTCGCTGGCCCATTACTCGCTGACGAACATCAGAAACGGCCTCGTCGGCGATGGCCCGGTGCCGGCGATGCAAAACAACCTCTTTGCGCAGCAGGTGGACCGGATTAACTCCATCGGCCGGCAGATCGCCGAACTGAACTGGGAGATCGCCTACCAGCGCACCGCCGGCGCCAACCCGAACGACCTCCTGGACCGGCGGGACCACCTGTTGGAGGAACTGGCCAAACTGGCGGACGTGGGTGTAAGCGTGACCGACGCCGGGCTCAACCTGATCAGCGTCCGGGTTTACGGGCTGGAACTGGTTGATGGCGGCCGCTACCTGGAAACCGGCCGCGGGTTCACGGAACTGGCCGCTGACGGTCCAGGTCTGCAAGCGCTGATAACAGCGCTGGGTGGCAGCAGCCGGGGCGAGTTGGCCGGCACCTTCGCCGCGGGCGCGAGGGTAAGGGATTATCTGGGCCGCCTGGAAACACTGATGTCCAATCTTAGCCTGGCGGTAAACGGTGTGTTCAACAACCAAGAGTTTTTTAGATACGAAAACGGCGTCCTGAACTTGGGGAACAGAGCCGGCGAATTGCTCGGCGCCGTCACTGCGGGGCAAGCTTGGGCGGTTGCCCAGCTTCGTGAGCAACTCGTGATCGATACCGACGGCGACGTCAGGAAAGACACCACTCTGGACGGTTATTACCAGCGGCTGATCACCGAGATCGGCGCCGATCTGAACACGGCCAACCGGGGTCTTGACAACGTGAGCGCTATTCTGGGCCAGATCGAAGCGCTGCGGGAGTCGGTTTCCGGGGTGAACCTGGACGAGGAACTGACCCGGATGATCCAGTATCAGTACGGGTACCAGGCGGCCGCCCGCGTGATCACGATGCTGGATGAGCTGCTGGACACCCTGATTAACCGAATGCTCTAG